From Pseudomonas sp. AN-1:
CATCAGCACGAAGCTGGCATCCTGCTGGGCCAGCGCGTCGTCGCCACCGTCATGCTCGGCCTGCTCGTGCAGCAGGTCTTCGAAGCGCAGCTGCTTGATCGCCAGCTTCTCGTCCAGGACGAACGACAGCTTGTCGCTCCAGGCCAGGCTGAGCATCGTCACCAGCTTGCCAGCGGCCAGGTGGCCCTGGATCTCGTCGCTTCCCAGGTCCTGCCGGGTTGCGGCGATCTTGCCGCCGTCCTCATGGGTATCGCGCATCACCGCACGGTCGAGCAGCTGCAGGCCGTTGCTCGCATGCTGGCTCTTCATCCACTCGGTGAAGGTGGCCGACGGCGCAACCTTCACGCCCAGCGGCCGCACCGGCAGGCTGCCCAGGCACTCGCGCAGGGTGCTCAGCAGATCCTCGGCCACGCTCCAGGACGAGGCGTCGACGAAGATCAGCCCGGACTGGCTGTCGATCGCTGCGCGGGTCTGCCGCCGGCGCACGAAGGCACGCGGCAGGAAGGCCTGCACGATCTCGTCCTTGAGCTGGTCGCGCTCCTTCTTGTAGACCTTGCGGCACTGCTGCGCCTCGATCTCCTCGACCTTCTCCTGGAGCGCCTCGCGCACCACCATGCCCGGCAGCATGCGCTCCTCCTTGCGGGCAGCGATCAGGTAGCAGCCCTGGCTGGCGTGGGCCAGCGGGGCGTTCTCGCCCTTGCCGATGGGCGCGACGAAGCCGTAGGTGGCCAGCTCCTGGCTCGCGCACGGGCGGGCACGCCTGCCGCCCAGCGCGGCCTCGAGGCCGGACAGGTCGATCTGCTGGGTCAGGCGGTAGATCATCAGGTTGCGGAAGAACATGGGATGGTCCTTGTCTCGATTCGTGAGTGCTTGTCCTGGCGGCGGGCACTCAGGCCCGCGCGCGGCGTCCGGCCTTGGTCGGGGCTTTCTGGCCGCTGGCCAGCCCCGGCGGTGCGCTGTGCACCACCAGGTGGCCCTGGCCGATCCAGAAGTTCTTCTGCACCGCGATGCACACGTTCCAGGCCTCGCGGGCCACGCTGTCGCCGGCCTCGATCACGTTGCCGTCGGCGTCGACGATCGCCAGCCGCGCCGGCCGACCATCGGCGGTGGTCAGCTGGTAGCCGCTGATCACGTTTGCGCTGATGCAACCGTGCTGCAGGGTGCCGGTCTCGGGGATGCCGATCATCACGCTGCCCTCCGCTGTGCCGAGCCAGCCAGCCCCGCCCGGGCCTCCAGGCAGATGGCGATCCGGCCGGCCAGGTCGTTGCGCTTGTCGATCAGCTTGGCCGCGGACTCGTAGTCGTCGATATCCATGGCGGCCTCGACGTCGTTCTTCGCCAGCCGATAATCGCGCAGCAGCTCAGCCAGATGGCTGTCGATGGTGATGGTGATTGCCTTGGTCATGGTCCTTCCCTCCCCTCACGCCGCCACGTAGCCGGCGCCGGTCTTGCGCATCAGCCCGAGATCCAGCGCGTTGCTGATCAGCCTCTGCGCCCGGCGGTTGCCGACACGCAGCGCTGCCGTGATGTCGCGCAGCGGGATCGGCGTTCCCGGCTTCGCTTCCCGCGCGATGCTGCGCAGCCGCTCGAACAGCGCGTCATCCGGCGAGCCGAACAGCTCCTGCTGCTGGCCCGCTGCCGGCGCGACAACCGCTGCTGTCGGTGCGACAGCGGTCGCTGCTGCTGCCGCTTCCGGCTGCGCGCGCTGCTCGACAGCGGCAACCGGCGCCGGTGCAGCAGCGGCAGGGCTGCGGCCCATGCGCACCACCGACAGGATCAGCGCCGGCACCACCTCCAGAGCCACCGCGAATCCGGCGCAGAGCAGCACGGCCAGCAGCTCGGGCAGGGCAGCAGCATCCACCGGCTGCGAGCGCAGCGCCGTCAGCTCCTGGGACACATCGTCCAGTCGCACCAGGGCACGTTCGCGCTGCTCGGCGATGCGCGGCAGCGCCGCGGCCTCCAGCTCCTGCGCCTTGGTCACCATGCCGCGCTCGCGCAGCTGGCGGGCCTGCTCGCCAACCGATCGTCCCTCGGCGTCAAGCGTCTCCAGCCGGCGCAGCGCGTCCTGGTGCACCGCCTGCAGGTCGGCCATGCGCTGCTCGACGATGGCCGCCTGGCGCGCCTGGCCGGTGACGATCGAGGTCAGCATGCGGTCGTAGGTCGCCCAGGCCGACACGCCACCGAGGATCAGCGCACAGCCGATCATCAGCGCCGCATAGCCCAGCCGGCGCGCGGCGATCAGCCCGAAGGCGAGCGGCCAGGCCAGGTACTTGAACAGATCCAGCAGCACCGCCGCCGTGGCGAACACCGCCGCCAGCAGGGCGTCGTCGATCAGTGCGTCCATCTTCATGGCCACCGACAGGGCGGTGACGCTGGACAGGGTGACAGCCATGGCCGTCAGCACCAGGGCAGGACGGCGGCCGAGTTCGAGCTTATGCATGGAGAGCCTCCTTGCTGGTCATGGCGTCGCCGTGCAACCAGTCGGCGAGACGGGAAATGTCGGCAGCCAGCGGCCGGCACTCGCGGGCCTTGTGGGTCGCGCCCATGGCCTCCCAGCCGCTGCACGCCAGGCGGATGGTCTTGGCAGCATCGCGCAGCAGGTGCGCGTGCTGGGTCGACAGCGCTCGGGCTTCGCTCAGTTCGATCTTGAGCGCAGCGATCTCCTCCAGGTGGCGGCGCAGCTCCAGCGCCTGCCGGCCGCGCAGGGATGCCATGTAGGTGGTCAGCGCACGCAGCTCGCGCTGCGTCTTGTCCACGCCATCGCGGGCATCGTCGATCTCGGATCTCAGTTGCTGGCCTGCCTGCTCGAAGCCGGAGCGGCGGCCGAGTTGGCGGCCGACCCAGTAGGGCAGCGCCACCGCGACG
This genomic window contains:
- the rdgC gene encoding recombination-associated protein RdgC; this translates as MFFRNLMIYRLTQQIDLSGLEAALGGRRARPCASQELATYGFVAPIGKGENAPLAHASQGCYLIAARKEERMLPGMVVREALQEKVEEIEAQQCRKVYKKERDQLKDEIVQAFLPRAFVRRRQTRAAIDSQSGLIFVDASSWSVAEDLLSTLRECLGSLPVRPLGVKVAPSATFTEWMKSQHASNGLQLLDRAVMRDTHEDGGKIAATRQDLGSDEIQGHLAAGKLVTMLSLAWSDKLSFVLDEKLAIKQLRFEDLLHEQAEHDGGDDALAQQDASFVLMMLTFREFVPALIEALGGEEVPQGI